A genomic segment from Actinomyces lilanjuaniae encodes:
- a CDS encoding DUF4913 domain-containing protein: MTDWGTAEAQPSSNDPADAVDEPDEQLWFGSVDEFVRDYLRNVYRRRIDGRHRCWAGRWWQHEEAVIRLEALWRAWEHLRRDAATGMSIWWRDHADHHMAVLMSPDGPFATATEGTENTCRLGEPLPYVPPPEGLFPDVREQPTEPAPGSTS; encoded by the coding sequence ATGACCGACTGGGGAACAGCTGAGGCGCAGCCAAGCAGCAACGACCCTGCTGATGCTGTTGACGAGCCTGACGAACAGCTGTGGTTCGGCTCGGTCGACGAGTTCGTACGCGACTACCTGCGCAACGTCTACCGCCGACGCATCGACGGGCGCCACCGGTGCTGGGCCGGAAGATGGTGGCAGCACGAGGAGGCCGTGATCCGCCTGGAAGCACTGTGGCGGGCCTGGGAGCACCTACGCCGCGACGCGGCCACGGGGATGAGCATATGGTGGCGAGACCACGCCGACCACCACATGGCCGTCCTCATGAGCCCCGACGGCCCGTTCGCCACCGCCACAGAAGGCACAGAGAACACCTGCAGGCTAGGCGAGCCCCTCCCCTACGTCCCACCACCAGAGGGCCTGTTCCCCGACGTACGGGAACAGCCGACAGAACCTGCCCCGGGCAGCACCAGCTGA
- a CDS encoding Fic/DOC family protein, producing the protein MSEDDKYTYPGSGGVLVNSKGIRDMARLDAAMNDYASAAMAELRIEPVPSQPGYEYLRYIHTRMFEQIVPGIAGRLRDVNVQAVGTGVVYARPEYIQDSLSQLFDRLGREDYLTGLDAATFATRLAECWGDLTAIHPYRDGNTRSQSFYMTVLAERAGHPVNWRRVDVDTLRALRLRAVVGYSRPLADYLVSRLLSCEPSQQTPSLESQISSFALRASYPQAATEAVRQPGRAAQQRTSSSRGRGRESGPHGIGR; encoded by the coding sequence GTGAGCGAGGACGACAAGTATACGTATCCCGGCAGCGGGGGTGTCCTCGTTAACTCGAAGGGGATACGTGATATGGCGCGGCTCGACGCCGCGATGAACGACTACGCCTCGGCCGCGATGGCGGAGTTGCGCATCGAGCCGGTGCCGTCTCAGCCTGGCTACGAGTACCTGCGCTATATCCATACGCGGATGTTCGAGCAGATCGTTCCCGGTATCGCTGGGCGGCTGCGCGACGTAAACGTGCAGGCCGTCGGGACGGGTGTCGTCTACGCTCGTCCCGAGTACATCCAGGACAGTTTGTCACAACTCTTTGACCGGCTCGGCCGTGAGGACTACCTGACCGGGCTGGACGCGGCGACGTTCGCCACCCGACTCGCAGAGTGCTGGGGGGACCTGACAGCCATCCATCCCTACAGGGATGGGAACACGCGCAGTCAGAGTTTCTACATGACTGTTCTCGCAGAGCGGGCTGGTCACCCCGTCAACTGGCGGCGTGTTGACGTGGACACGTTACGCGCGCTGCGCCTGCGAGCCGTCGTCGGCTATTCGCGTCCGCTGGCCGATTACCTCGTGTCGCGGCTGCTGTCCTGCGAGCCGTCGCAGCAGACTCCCTCGCTTGAGAGCCAGATCAGTTCCTTCGCACTTCGTGCGTCGTATCCGCAGGCCGCGACTGAGGCGGTGAGGCAGCCGGGTCGCGCTGCGCAGCAGCGGACCAGCAGCAGCCGCGGGCGTGGTCGTGAGTCAGGACCCCACGGGATCGGCAGGTGA
- a CDS encoding recombinase family protein translates to MSLRFCALNDGERASSSAVRGDRSSIVGYARVSTREQTPDSQEAELRAAGVARVFVDRGESNRIAGRPQWNPCLDYLREGDTLVIRALDRIAGTEQVAIELIRDLGRRGVRLRSLTEPFLDVDTSTLMGEAVVGIMAVLAQLRVATIRENTRRGLAHARAQGRTGGRPSVMTPERTGAAVRMRADGQSIAHIARVLDVAALSVSRALVKAAQCDVPTSPGRG, encoded by the coding sequence GTGAGTCTGCGGTTCTGCGCGCTGAACGACGGCGAGCGCGCGTCTTCTTCTGCGGTTCGGGGAGACCGATCTTCCATCGTTGGATACGCCCGTGTAAGTACCCGTGAGCAGACCCCCGATTCCCAAGAGGCGGAGCTGCGCGCTGCGGGCGTTGCGCGCGTGTTCGTTGACCGTGGCGAGTCTAACCGGATCGCTGGCCGGCCGCAGTGGAACCCGTGCTTGGACTACCTACGTGAGGGTGACACGCTCGTGATCCGCGCGCTCGACCGGATTGCCGGCACCGAGCAGGTGGCCATCGAACTGATTCGCGATCTGGGTCGCCGAGGTGTGCGCCTGCGCAGCCTGACCGAGCCCTTCCTCGACGTCGACACCAGTACTCTGATGGGCGAGGCCGTCGTCGGCATCATGGCCGTTTTGGCGCAGCTGCGTGTAGCCACGATCCGTGAGAATACCAGGCGTGGACTCGCCCACGCCCGCGCTCAGGGACGCACGGGTGGCCGGCCGTCGGTGATGACACCCGAGCGCACCGGGGCGGCGGTGCGCATGCGCGCTGACGGGCAGAGCATCGCACACATCGCCAGGGTGCTGGATGTCGCAGCATTATCGGTGTCCAGAGCCCTGGTAAAGGCGGCCCAGTGCGACGTGCCGACCAGCCCGGGCCGCGGCTGA
- a CDS encoding zeta toxin family protein produces the protein MPEVPAELAARAGLLRELSREGGPLSPDAPGATVRNPEWFRQVPGGGFVPRADRFELHRRLLAQFYQEHGRGDTGRQAVVLAGPPGAGKGVVRSRVLEEAGQRFTVVDPDEFKVLLVRAAVEDGSITAMMPPEAAGRGVRLAPMELAALVHEESSYLARRVRQAALARGENVVVDGVMANEVKAVRLASQLARAGYDIQVVDVEVPAEVSRYRIVQRWVEQTYSSELGGRWVPSEFRELVFDTQDGAGSRSDRAARAVAEQVPEVSRYRRFFTTAEEARQAVATPRLTDDLRRDDRGSQLRAAAPSPASTGSSVRSAVRASYPQAATEAVRQPGRTAQQRTSSRPGRGYSSGPHGIGR, from the coding sequence ATGCCTGAGGTTCCCGCTGAGCTGGCCGCGCGGGCCGGGCTGCTGCGTGAGCTGTCTCGTGAGGGCGGGCCGCTGTCGCCGGACGCGCCAGGAGCCACTGTCCGCAACCCGGAGTGGTTCCGGCAGGTGCCTGGTGGAGGTTTTGTGCCGCGTGCAGACCGTTTTGAGTTGCACCGGCGGCTGCTGGCGCAGTTCTACCAGGAGCACGGTCGGGGTGACACGGGGCGTCAGGCCGTCGTGCTGGCTGGGCCGCCTGGTGCGGGCAAGGGGGTGGTCCGCAGCCGGGTCCTGGAGGAGGCTGGGCAGCGGTTCACTGTTGTGGATCCTGACGAGTTCAAGGTGCTGCTGGTCCGTGCGGCTGTCGAGGACGGCAGCATCACCGCCATGATGCCGCCTGAGGCGGCGGGTCGTGGGGTGCGGCTGGCGCCGATGGAGCTGGCCGCGCTGGTGCACGAGGAGTCCTCCTACCTCGCGCGGCGTGTGCGGCAGGCTGCTCTCGCGCGTGGTGAGAACGTCGTGGTCGATGGCGTGATGGCGAACGAGGTCAAGGCCGTGCGTCTGGCCTCCCAGCTGGCTCGGGCTGGTTACGACATCCAGGTGGTTGACGTCGAGGTTCCCGCTGAGGTGTCCAGGTACCGGATCGTCCAGCGGTGGGTGGAGCAGACCTACAGCAGCGAGCTGGGTGGGCGATGGGTGCCCAGCGAGTTCCGCGAGCTGGTGTTCGACACCCAGGACGGAGCGGGCTCCCGGAGCGACCGGGCGGCGCGCGCCGTGGCTGAGCAGGTGCCCGAGGTATCGCGCTACCGGCGCTTCTTCACCACCGCTGAGGAGGCACGCCAGGCCGTGGCCACGCCCCGGCTGACTGATGACCTACGACGCGACGACAGGGGCAGCCAGCTGCGTGCAGCAGCCCCGTCACCGGCGAGCACGGGGAGCTCGGTGAGGTCAGCGGTCCGGGCGTCGTACCCGCAGGCCGCGACTGAGGCGGTGAGGCAGCCGGGTCGCACTGCGCAGCAGCGGACCAGCAGCCGACCTGGGCGTGGCTACAGCTCAGGACCCCACGGGATCGGCAGGTGA
- a CDS encoding type IV secretory system conjugative DNA transfer family protein translates to MSRPTNRRRDPGGLSGEAVLVWVAVVVTALVTGTVYAAMHLGHRLAGTGVEVPADPFAVVLGLLGGDLIWPGAAGWWVLSGVAVLLLGLSVLVGVVVYRLRRRRSRVDRAASWMGRGRDIEDLSRRSADTKARRLGVEGAPGVLIGRTVTTGQQLWGSWEDMHIDIWGPRTGKTTSRAIPAILEAPGAVLVTSNKRDVVDATRDVRAAAGPVWVFDPQEIALEEPTWWWNPLTYVTDEVRAARLAEHFAAGSRDPGARTDAYFDPAGQDLLAGLLLAAALDHRPITEVYTWLTRPTDETAIDILRDHGYTLTADQVAGVVAAPDKQRGGIFGTAMQMASCLTNRQAARWVTPQGPADTRRQLSAQDFVRADGGTLYSLSKEGRGSAGPLVTALTVAVVEAAEELAARSAGGRLATPLLGVLDEAANVCRWRDLPNLYSHYGSRGIVLMTILQSWSQGVEVWGEAGMRKLWSASNVKVYGGGVDEDAFLEHLSKVIGDYDRLSSSTSHARGHRTVSHQLHRQRILDVSDLAALPKGRALVLSSGSRPTLVRTLPWMTGPHATAVKASITAHDPQAERTINEAATQLAAVEATLQAHETEAHP, encoded by the coding sequence ATGAGCAGGCCGACCAACCGCCGCCGCGACCCAGGCGGACTCTCCGGGGAGGCGGTCCTGGTCTGGGTCGCAGTCGTGGTCACAGCTCTCGTCACCGGCACCGTCTACGCCGCGATGCACCTGGGCCACCGGCTCGCTGGTACAGGTGTGGAGGTCCCTGCCGACCCCTTCGCCGTCGTCCTCGGCCTGCTCGGCGGAGACCTGATATGGCCCGGCGCCGCTGGCTGGTGGGTGCTCAGCGGAGTCGCTGTCCTTCTTCTCGGCCTCAGCGTGCTGGTCGGCGTGGTGGTGTACCGGCTGCGGCGGCGCCGCTCCCGCGTCGACCGCGCCGCCTCCTGGATGGGGCGCGGCCGCGACATCGAGGACCTCAGCCGCAGGAGCGCTGACACCAAGGCCCGGCGCCTGGGTGTCGAGGGGGCACCCGGGGTGCTCATCGGTCGCACTGTCACCACTGGGCAGCAGCTGTGGGGCTCGTGGGAGGACATGCACATCGACATCTGGGGACCACGCACCGGCAAGACCACCAGCCGGGCGATACCCGCGATCCTGGAGGCGCCGGGAGCCGTCCTGGTCACCTCCAACAAGCGCGACGTCGTTGACGCCACCCGCGACGTGCGGGCAGCCGCTGGCCCGGTCTGGGTGTTCGACCCCCAGGAGATCGCCCTGGAGGAGCCCACCTGGTGGTGGAACCCCCTGACCTACGTCACCGACGAGGTGCGGGCCGCCCGCCTGGCCGAGCACTTCGCCGCAGGCAGCCGTGACCCCGGGGCACGCACCGACGCCTACTTCGACCCGGCCGGCCAGGACCTCCTCGCCGGCCTCCTGCTGGCCGCAGCCCTGGACCACCGGCCGATCACCGAGGTCTACACCTGGCTGACCAGGCCCACCGACGAGACCGCCATCGACATCCTGCGCGACCACGGCTACACCCTCACCGCCGACCAGGTCGCAGGCGTCGTCGCCGCCCCGGACAAGCAGCGTGGCGGCATCTTCGGCACAGCCATGCAGATGGCCTCCTGCCTGACCAACCGCCAGGCGGCCCGCTGGGTCACGCCCCAGGGCCCCGCCGACACACGCAGGCAGCTTAGTGCGCAGGACTTCGTACGCGCCGACGGCGGCACCCTCTACTCCCTGTCCAAGGAAGGCCGCGGCAGCGCCGGACCCCTGGTCACCGCACTGACCGTCGCCGTCGTCGAGGCGGCCGAGGAGCTGGCCGCACGCTCTGCCGGCGGACGCCTGGCCACCCCCCTGCTCGGGGTCCTCGACGAGGCCGCCAACGTCTGCCGCTGGCGCGACCTGCCCAACCTCTACAGCCACTACGGCAGCCGCGGCATCGTCCTCATGACGATCCTGCAGTCCTGGTCCCAGGGAGTCGAGGTGTGGGGCGAGGCCGGGATGCGCAAGCTCTGGTCCGCGTCGAACGTCAAGGTCTACGGCGGCGGCGTGGACGAGGACGCATTCCTGGAGCACCTGTCTAAGGTCATCGGCGACTACGACCGGCTGTCCTCCTCCACCTCCCACGCACGCGGCCACCGCACCGTCTCCCACCAACTCCACCGCCAGCGCATCCTCGACGTATCCGACCTCGCCGCCCTGCCCAAGGGCCGCGCCCTCGTCCTGTCATCAGGCTCACGCCCCACCCTCGTACGCACCCTCCCGTGGATGACCGGCCCCCACGCCACCGCAGTCAAGGCATCCATCACCGCCCACGACCCACAGGCTGAGCGGACGATCAACGAGGCAGCCACACAGCTGGCAGCAGTAGAGGCAACCCTGCAAGCCCATGAGACGGAGGCACACCCATGA